The genomic DNA TTTAGGCATCGTACATCACAATATGCGGTGCTTAAATAATTATCTTAGCAATTGCAGGTGCAACTGCTGCAGGAGCATTCGCATGCGTCCAAAGCTTGACAGATGCTGCTTTCGCAAAGGTCATTGTCTATTTTGTCAACGATTTTGCCGTCTTTGACAACAACAAGGCATGGGAAAGTGTCTACTCCAAGTTTTTCTGCGATTCCCTTTGATTTGTAAACGTCAACGGGAGTGCAAACATAGCCTTCGCGGTCCAAACCTATTTGTTGTACCTTTGGAAGTAATTCGCGGCTTGCTTCGTCGATTCCATTGTAAATATAAACAAGGTTGTCTATATCGTTTCTAAGGATATAACTCTTGAACTGCTCTTCTTCAGAAATAAATTTTTCTGCGCTGAAACCGGCAACGGCTCCATCGCCTACTGCTGTTGCAACTTGCCTGAGGAATTTCTCTCGTACATCGCCTACGGAGTAAACACCTGCCAGGTTTGTTTCCATTTTTTCATTTGTGAGGATATATCCTCGGTTGGTCATATCGATTTGGCCTTTGAACATTTCCGTGTTAGGGATGTATCCGATGAATTCAAAGCAGCTGTCAACCTTGACTGGAATAAGTTCTTCAGTCTTGAGGTTCTTTAGAACTACATACTCAAGTTCGTCTTCACCCCTAAATTCATGAGTAACTGTGTTCCAAATGAATTCCATCTTCGGGTTGTCGAGAGCAGCGGCTTTAGCGATTTCGTTGCAGTCCATCTTGCCATTGTCATGCATTACCGAAACAATTACCTTGTCTGCAAACTTAGTAAGGAACATTCCTTCTTCAATAGCTGCGTCTCCGCTTCCTATCACCATTACAGTCTTGCCTGTGTTTGATGCGGCGTCGCATGTTGCGCAGAAAGAAATGCCTTTGTCGAAGAGATACTTGTCTTCGTTGATGGCGCCTGTGATTCTAGGTCTTCCTCCGGAAGCGATTATTACTACTTTTGCTTCGAATTTGTTTCTGAATGTCTCTACAACCTTTACTTCGCCAGCCAAATCAACGCTTTTAACATCTGTCAATTTGAATTCTACTCCGAATTTTTTTGTTTGCTTGTGGAAAAGTTCCATCAGTCCGCCGCCGCTTGTGCCTTCGGGGAATCCCGGGTAGTTTTCCATTTCGTTGGTGTATGTGGCGAGTCCGCCAACAAGCGATTTTTCTATAAGCAATGTCTTGAGACGAGCTCTACCGCTGTATATTCCGGCGGTGAGTCCGGCGGCACCGCCTCCGATGATTACTACATCATATTGTTCAACTTTTTTCTCTCGAGCCATGTGAACCTCCCTGTGTCATTGTTGTCCTATAATATTT from Peptostreptococcaceae bacterium includes the following:
- a CDS encoding FAD-dependent oxidoreductase, which gives rise to MAREKKVEQYDVVIIGGGAAGLTAGIYSGRARLKTLLIEKSLVGGLATYTNEMENYPGFPEGTSGGGLMELFHKQTKKFGVEFKLTDVKSVDLAGEVKVVETFRNKFEAKVVIIASGGRPRITGAINEDKYLFDKGISFCATCDAASNTGKTVMVIGSGDAAIEEGMFLTKFADKVIVSVMHDNGKMDCNEIAKAAALDNPKMEFIWNTVTHEFRGEDELEYVVLKNLKTEELIPVKVDSCFEFIGYIPNTEMFKGQIDMTNRGYILTNEKMETNLAGVYSVGDVREKFLRQVATAVGDGAVAGFSAEKFISEEEQFKSYILRNDIDNLVYIYNGIDEASRELLPKVQQIGLDREGYVCTPVDVYKSKGIAEKLGVDTFPCLVVVKDGKIVDKIDNDLCESSICQALDACECSCSSCTCNC